One segment of Panicum virgatum strain AP13 chromosome 1K, P.virgatum_v5, whole genome shotgun sequence DNA contains the following:
- the LOC120660044 gene encoding trihelix transcription factor GTL1-like — protein sequence MQSGYGGVSEFQQFIMDGGFAMSAPPPPQQQPPTQPAAAQQELGGPFRYQPLHHHALPPHHHHHAPPHMPPHFAHFGAPPQAPFTQQLLHQAAAAGHHLQLFHEQQHHHHHKPPPPPQQQSAPARWAPQPHQHHQQAHHHHHHPHHLGFDVEAVPESSGAGAGSAASGGATPPGVPPFLAAAMNFKLAVDAGGGSGATGGTDDALNDGGGGAGSGMMLHVGGGDEEAAPESRLRRWNGDEETSIKEPTWRPLDIDYLHSTSSSKRTPGKEKVATPESPAPTAAAANYLKKGDDNAAVAAAAAAATGGSNYKLFSELEAIYKPGSSGAQTGSGSGLTGDDNAILDPAMAADLPGVAAPDAPQVNTSETSAGEEAAAVVQPPAPAPADAARRKRKRRRQEQLSASASFFERLVQRLMEHQESLHRQFLDAMERRERERAAREEAWRRQEADKLAREASARAQDRASAAAREAAIIAYLEKISGESIALPPPAAASGDDTSQQDAAAGKELVPYDGGGGVGSSSPHLMSSSRWPKHEVEALIRVRTGLEGRFQEPGLKGPLWEEVSARMAAAGYGRSAKRCKEKWENINKYFRKAKESGKKRPAHAKTCPYFDELDRLYSRNNASNAGGGAGDEAKASSELLDAVVRYPDAHGGPPGFMLDSGEHQNEASGGREVGAAGEEEDGGIAKGRAADDQDQDQDQDDEVESHGGHDDDDE from the exons ATGCAGTCCGGCTACGGCGGCGTCTCCGAGTTCCAGCAGTTCATCATGGACGGCGGCTTCGCcatgtccgcgccgccgccgccgcagcagcagccgccgacCCAGCCCGCAGCCGCGCAGCAGGAGCTGGGCGGGCCCTTCAGGTACCAGCCGCTGCACCACCACGCCCTgccgccgcaccaccaccaccacgcgccGCCGCACATGCCGCCGCACTTCGCCCACTTCGGCGCGCCCCCGCAGGCACCCTTCacgcagcagctgctgcaccaggccgccgccgcggggcaccacctccagctcttccacgagcagcagcaccaccaccaccacaagcccccgccgccgccgcagcagcagtcGGCGCCGGCGAGATGGGCTCCGCAGCCGcaccagcaccaccagcaggcgcaccaccaccaccaccacccacaCCACCTGGGATTCGATGTCGAGGCCGTGCCGGAGAGCTCCGGGGCGGGCGCCGGGAGCGCGGCCTCCGGCGGCGCAACCCCTCCGGGCGTCCCTCCGttcctggccgccgccatgaACTTCAAGCTGGCGGTCGAcgccggtggcggcagcggcgccacaGGGGGCACCGACGACGCCCTCaacgacggaggcggcggcgcgggcagcgGCATGATGCTccatgtcggcggcggcgacgaggaggcggcCCCCGAGAGCCGGCTCCGGCGGTGGAACGGCGACGAGGAGACCTCCATCAAAGAACCCACCTG GCGGCCGCTCGACATCGACTACTTACACAGCACGAGCAGCAGCAAGAGGACGCCGGGGAAGGAGAAGGTGGCCACGCCGGAGTCCCCGGCGCCGACTGCCGCGGCGGCCAACTACTTGAAGAAAGGCGACGACAATGCTGCtgtcgcggcggccgccgccgccgccacgggaggCAGCAACTACAAGCTGTTCAGCGAGCTGGAGGCCATCTACAAGCCAGGGAGCAGCGGCGCCCAgacgggctccggctccggcctcACCGGCGACGACAATGCCATCCTGGACCCGGCAATGGCTGCCGACCTCCCGggcgtggcggccccggacgcGCCGCAGGTCAACACATCGGAGACGTcggccggggaggaggcggcggcggtggtgcagccgccggcgccggcgccggcggacgcggcgcggcgcaagcgcaagcggcggcggcaggagcagcTGAGCGCGTCGGCGTCCTTCTTCGAGCGGCTGGTGCAGCGGCTGATGGAGCACCAGGAGAGCCTCCACCGGCAGTTCCTGGACGCCATGGAGCGGCGCGAGCGGGAGCGCGCCGCGCGCGAggaggcgtggcggcggcaggaggcCGACAAGCTGGCCCGcgaggcgagcgcgcgcgcgcaggaccgcgccagcgccgcggcgcgcgaggCGGCCATCATCGCCTACCTGGAGAAGATCTCGGGCGAGTCCATCGCGCTCCCGCCGCCAGCCGCGGCGTCTGGCGACGACACGAGCCAGCAGGACGCGGCGGCCGGCAAGGAGCTGGTGCcctacgacggcggcggcggcgtggggtcGTCGTCGCCGCACCTGATGAGCTCGTCGCGCTGGCCCAAGCACGAGGTGGAGGCGCTGATCCGGGTGCGGACGGGGCTGGAGGGGCGGTTCCAGGAGCCGGGGCTCAAGGGCCCGCTGTGGGAGGAGGTGAGCgcgcgcatggcggcggcggggtacGGCCGCAGCGCCAAGAGGTGCAAGGAGAAGTGGGAGAACATCAACAAGTACTTCCGCAAGGCCAAGGAGAGCGGCAAGAAGCGGCCGGCGCACGCCAAGACGTGCCCCTACTTCGACGAGCTCGACCGCCTCTACTCGCGCAACAATGCCAgcaacgccggcggcggcgccggcgacgaggccaAGGCGAGCTCGGAGCTGCTGGACGCGGTGGTAAGGTACCCCGACGCGCACGGCGGCCCGCCGGGGTTCATGTTGGACAGTGGGGAGCATCAGAACGAGGCCTCCGGAGGCAGAGAGGTGGGCGCGGCCGGCGAAGAGGAGGACGGCGGCATTGCCAAGGGGAGGGCCGCCGACGATCAGGATCAGGATCAGGATCAGGACGACGAGGTGGAGAGCCATGGCGGccatgatgatgacgatgagtAG
- the LOC120661573 gene encoding putative nitric oxide synthase isoform X1, which produces MASPHLPFLSFPKTQPPLALHRARALPSRPPDAAGAGPAAPTRGDRFLDRHLATDAAARVLAPDDAQRRQRRKDKRRALASKPSGLPSCYGCGAPLHTAEEAAPGYVDPATYHLKKRHHQLRTVLCARCKLLSHGHMVTAVGGHGGYPGGKQFVSAEELRDKLSYLRHEKALIVKLVDIVDFNGSFLTRVRDFAGANPIILVITKVDLLPRDTDLNCVGDWVVESVVKKKLNVLSVHLTSSKSLVGITGVISEIQQEKKGRDVYILGSANVGKSAFISALLRTMAHKDPVAAAAQKYKPIQSAVPGTTLGPIEIEAFLGGGKLYDTPGVHLHHRQAAVIHADDLPSLAPQSRLKGQCFPANDTDVELSGNSLFWAGLVRVDVVKALPRTRLTFYGPKKLKVNVVPTTEADQFYKTEVGVTLTPPTGTERAEGWAGLQGVRELKIKYEELDRPACDISISGLGWISVEPLGVPSNSTDSNGNVDGELHLIVHVPKPVEVFVRPPLPVGKAASQWYRYQELTEQEEELRPKWHY; this is translated from the exons ATGGCGTCGCCGCacctccccttcctctccttCCCCAAAACCCAGCCACCCCTCGCCCTCCACCGCGCCCGCGCGCTCCCCTCCCGTCCGCCCGACGCCGCGGGGGCCGGGCCCGCCGCGCCCACTCGCGGGGACCGCTTCCTCGACCGCCACCTCgccaccgacgccgccgcgcgcgtcctCGCGCCCGACGACGCCCAGAGGCGCCAGCGCCGCAAAGACAAACGCCGGGCCCTGGCAAGCAAGCCGTCCGGCCTCCCTTCCTGCTACGGCTGCGGCGCGCCGCTGCacacggcggaggaggccgcgccggGATACGTCGACCCCGCCACCTACCACCTG AAAAAGAGGCACCATCAACTAAGAACCGTTCTCTGCGCAAGATGCAAGCTGCTGTCTCATGGCCATATGGTCACTGCTGTCGGTGGCCACGGCGGTTATCCAGGGGGCAAGCAATTTGTCTCAGCGGAAGAGCTTAGGGACAAGCTTTCCTACCTCCGCCACGAGAAAGCCTTGATAGTCAAACTG GTCGACATCGTTGACTTCAATGGGAGTTTCCTGACACGAGTACGTGATTTCGCTGGTGCTAATCCTATTATTCTTGTCATAACCAAG GTTGATCTCCTCCCTAGAGACACTGATTTGAACTGCGTAGGTGATTGGGTTGTAGAGTCAGTTGTCAAGAAGAAGCTTAA CGTCCTTAGTGTCCATTTGACAAGCTCAAAGTCATTGGTCGGCATCACAGGGGTTATATCAGAGATTCAGCAGGAAAAGAAG GGCCGAGATGTATATATACTG GGTTCCGCCAATGTTGGGAAGTCTGCATTTATCAGTGCTTTGCTAA GAACAATGGCACATAAGGATCCGGTGGCAGCTGCAGCTCAAAAATACAAGCCAATACAGTCTGCTGTTCCTGGAACCACCCTTGGCCCTATTGAAATTGAAGCATTCTTAGGAGGAGGG AAATTATATGATACACCTGGTGTTCATCTTCACCATAGGCAAGCAGCAGTTATTCATGCTGATGATCTGCCTTCCCTCGCACCCCAGAGTCGTCTAAAGGGGCAATGTTTTCCT GCTAATGATACAGATGTTGAATTGAGTGGGAATTCTTTATTCTGGGCTGGACTTGTCCGCGTTGATGTTGTCAAG GCTCTTCCACGCACACGACTGACATTCTATGGACCCAAGAAGCTAAAGGTTAACGTAGTCCCAACCACAGAAGCAGATCAATTTTACAAG ACTGAAGTTGGAGTGACACTGACTCCCCCAACTGGCACGGAGAGAGCTGAAGGATGGGCGGGGCTGCAGGGTGTTCGCGAGTTGAAGATAAAATATGAAGAACTTGATAG ACCTGCTTGTGACATATCGATCTCTGGGCTCGGGTGGATTTCTGTGGAGCCATTAGGTGTGCCATCAAACAGCACGGATAGCAATGGCAATGTCGATGGTGAGCTGCACCTGATAGTTCATGTACCCAAACCAGTTGAGGTCTTCGTCCGTCCCCCATTGCCTGTCGGTAAAGCAGCATCGCAATGGTACCGGTATCAGGAGCTGACAGAGCAAGAAGAGGAATTAAGACCTAAATGGCATTACTGA
- the LOC120661573 gene encoding putative nitric oxide synthase isoform X2, with translation MASPHLPFLSFPKTQPPLALHRARALPSRPPDAAGAGPAAPTRGDRFLDRHLATDAAARVLAPDDAQRRQRRKDKRRALASKPSGLPSCYGCGAPLHTAEEAAPGYVDPATYHLKKRHHQLRTVLCARCKLLSHGHMVTAVGGHGGYPGGKQFVSAEELRDKLSYLRHEKALIVKLVDLLPRDTDLNCVGDWVVESVVKKKLNVLSVHLTSSKSLVGITGVISEIQQEKKGRDVYILGSANVGKSAFISALLRTMAHKDPVAAAAQKYKPIQSAVPGTTLGPIEIEAFLGGGKLYDTPGVHLHHRQAAVIHADDLPSLAPQSRLKGQCFPANDTDVELSGNSLFWAGLVRVDVVKALPRTRLTFYGPKKLKVNVVPTTEADQFYKTEVGVTLTPPTGTERAEGWAGLQGVRELKIKYEELDRPACDISISGLGWISVEPLGVPSNSTDSNGNVDGELHLIVHVPKPVEVFVRPPLPVGKAASQWYRYQELTEQEEELRPKWHY, from the exons ATGGCGTCGCCGCacctccccttcctctccttCCCCAAAACCCAGCCACCCCTCGCCCTCCACCGCGCCCGCGCGCTCCCCTCCCGTCCGCCCGACGCCGCGGGGGCCGGGCCCGCCGCGCCCACTCGCGGGGACCGCTTCCTCGACCGCCACCTCgccaccgacgccgccgcgcgcgtcctCGCGCCCGACGACGCCCAGAGGCGCCAGCGCCGCAAAGACAAACGCCGGGCCCTGGCAAGCAAGCCGTCCGGCCTCCCTTCCTGCTACGGCTGCGGCGCGCCGCTGCacacggcggaggaggccgcgccggGATACGTCGACCCCGCCACCTACCACCTG AAAAAGAGGCACCATCAACTAAGAACCGTTCTCTGCGCAAGATGCAAGCTGCTGTCTCATGGCCATATGGTCACTGCTGTCGGTGGCCACGGCGGTTATCCAGGGGGCAAGCAATTTGTCTCAGCGGAAGAGCTTAGGGACAAGCTTTCCTACCTCCGCCACGAGAAAGCCTTGATAGTCAAACTG GTTGATCTCCTCCCTAGAGACACTGATTTGAACTGCGTAGGTGATTGGGTTGTAGAGTCAGTTGTCAAGAAGAAGCTTAA CGTCCTTAGTGTCCATTTGACAAGCTCAAAGTCATTGGTCGGCATCACAGGGGTTATATCAGAGATTCAGCAGGAAAAGAAG GGCCGAGATGTATATATACTG GGTTCCGCCAATGTTGGGAAGTCTGCATTTATCAGTGCTTTGCTAA GAACAATGGCACATAAGGATCCGGTGGCAGCTGCAGCTCAAAAATACAAGCCAATACAGTCTGCTGTTCCTGGAACCACCCTTGGCCCTATTGAAATTGAAGCATTCTTAGGAGGAGGG AAATTATATGATACACCTGGTGTTCATCTTCACCATAGGCAAGCAGCAGTTATTCATGCTGATGATCTGCCTTCCCTCGCACCCCAGAGTCGTCTAAAGGGGCAATGTTTTCCT GCTAATGATACAGATGTTGAATTGAGTGGGAATTCTTTATTCTGGGCTGGACTTGTCCGCGTTGATGTTGTCAAG GCTCTTCCACGCACACGACTGACATTCTATGGACCCAAGAAGCTAAAGGTTAACGTAGTCCCAACCACAGAAGCAGATCAATTTTACAAG ACTGAAGTTGGAGTGACACTGACTCCCCCAACTGGCACGGAGAGAGCTGAAGGATGGGCGGGGCTGCAGGGTGTTCGCGAGTTGAAGATAAAATATGAAGAACTTGATAG ACCTGCTTGTGACATATCGATCTCTGGGCTCGGGTGGATTTCTGTGGAGCCATTAGGTGTGCCATCAAACAGCACGGATAGCAATGGCAATGTCGATGGTGAGCTGCACCTGATAGTTCATGTACCCAAACCAGTTGAGGTCTTCGTCCGTCCCCCATTGCCTGTCGGTAAAGCAGCATCGCAATGGTACCGGTATCAGGAGCTGACAGAGCAAGAAGAGGAATTAAGACCTAAATGGCATTACTGA
- the LOC120662987 gene encoding uncharacterized protein LOC120662987 isoform X2, whose translation MIARRGGKKRINFNKKPTRAAFGHTRSQQEAYFKHCTNLSPYSSSLVHWIRPTHKRRTVMADAPSSSGDSPPPPSPPPAQPENGSISSMVASSAASAAAAAADFTRWAETFGTGKAEAAKAALASATTLATSSASAAASASSTAASSAYAAASDLTLIAKEELEWVNKEYSIHEQMVFGKIKEGVVMAITHPGIAAGSATLAGIVLFKRPRGYLIQRVRRMFVSKETLLSGIQAEVTHMRQTVNLVSNESQKLMDRAATAEKRFQKGWNTLREEGRAIQHELSEISDIEKQAVGLKDILDQLPRAHASEFRSEISGLASQVKKEKRVLNAALSKIVNYGVPI comes from the exons ATGATAGCGAGAAGAGGGGGAAAAAAGAGAATAAATTTCAACAAGAAGCCAACAAGGGCTGCATTCGGCCACACAAGAAGCCAACAGGAAGCGTATTTCAAGCATTGCACCAACCTTTCTCCTTATTCCTCCTCGTTGGTCCATTGGATCCGTCCGACGCACAAACGCCGCACCGTCATGGCCGACGCGCCCTCCAGCTCCGGCGACTCGCCGCCCCCGCCTTCCCCGCCGCCTGCACAGCCGGAGAACGGCTCCATATCCTCCATGGTCGCCTCCtctgccgcctccgccgcggccgcggccgcggactTCACCCGCTGGGCCGAGACCTTCGGCACCGGGAAGGCCGAAGCCGCCAAGGCTGCCCTAGCCTCCGCCACCACCTTAGCCACCTCATCCGCCTCCGCGGCGGCTTCCGCTTCGTCCACGGCCGCGTCCTCCGCCTACGCGGCCGCCTCCGACCTCACCCTCATCGCAAAG GAGGAATTGGAATGGGTAAATAAGGAGTACTCCATTCACGAACAGATGGTGTTTGGCAAGATCAAAG AAGGCGTTGTCATGGCGATAACTCATCCGGGCATTGCTGCAGGCTCCGCAACCCTTGCAGGGATTGTGCTGTTCAAAA GGCCAAGGGGCTATCTTATCCAACGAGTCCGGCGCATGTTTGTTAGCAAGGAG ACCCTACTTTCTGGCATACAAGCTGAAGTGACTCACATGAGGCAAACCGTGAATCTTGTGTCCAATGAAAGCCAAAAGCTGatg GATAGAGCAGCAACCGCTGAGAAAAGATTTCAGAAAGGATGGAATACACTCAG AGAAGAAGGGCGTGCCATTCAGCATGAGTTGAGCGAGATTAGTGATATTGAGAAACAAGCAGTTG GTCTGAAGGACATTCTTGATCAGCTTCCCAGAGCACATGCATCTGAATTTCGATCAGAG ATATCTGGCCTAGCTTCTCAGGTTAAGAAGGAGAAGCGAGTACTTAATGCTGCCCTCTCAAAGATTGTGAATTACGGTGTCCCTATCTAA
- the LOC120662987 gene encoding uncharacterized protein LOC120662987 isoform X1 — MIARRGGKKRINFNKKPTRAAFGHTRSQQEAYFKHCTNLSPYSSSLVHWIRPTHKRRTVMADAPSSSGDSPPPPSPPPAQPENGSISSMVASSAASAAAAAADFTRWAETFGTGKAEAAKAALASATTLATSSASAAASASSTAASSAYAAASDLTLIAKEELEWVNKEYSIHEQMVFGKIKGVVMAITHPGIAAGSATLAGIVLFKRPRGYLIQRVRRMFVSKETLLSGIQAEVTHMRQTVNLVSNESQKLMDRAATAEKRFQKGWNTLREEGRAIQHELSEISDIEKQAVGLKDILDQLPRAHASEFRSEISGLASQVKKEKRVLNAALSKIVNYGVPI; from the exons ATGATAGCGAGAAGAGGGGGAAAAAAGAGAATAAATTTCAACAAGAAGCCAACAAGGGCTGCATTCGGCCACACAAGAAGCCAACAGGAAGCGTATTTCAAGCATTGCACCAACCTTTCTCCTTATTCCTCCTCGTTGGTCCATTGGATCCGTCCGACGCACAAACGCCGCACCGTCATGGCCGACGCGCCCTCCAGCTCCGGCGACTCGCCGCCCCCGCCTTCCCCGCCGCCTGCACAGCCGGAGAACGGCTCCATATCCTCCATGGTCGCCTCCtctgccgcctccgccgcggccgcggccgcggactTCACCCGCTGGGCCGAGACCTTCGGCACCGGGAAGGCCGAAGCCGCCAAGGCTGCCCTAGCCTCCGCCACCACCTTAGCCACCTCATCCGCCTCCGCGGCGGCTTCCGCTTCGTCCACGGCCGCGTCCTCCGCCTACGCGGCCGCCTCCGACCTCACCCTCATCGCAAAG GAGGAATTGGAATGGGTAAATAAGGAGTACTCCATTCACGAACAGATGGTGTTTGGCAAGATCAAAG GCGTTGTCATGGCGATAACTCATCCGGGCATTGCTGCAGGCTCCGCAACCCTTGCAGGGATTGTGCTGTTCAAAA GGCCAAGGGGCTATCTTATCCAACGAGTCCGGCGCATGTTTGTTAGCAAGGAG ACCCTACTTTCTGGCATACAAGCTGAAGTGACTCACATGAGGCAAACCGTGAATCTTGTGTCCAATGAAAGCCAAAAGCTGatg GATAGAGCAGCAACCGCTGAGAAAAGATTTCAGAAAGGATGGAATACACTCAG AGAAGAAGGGCGTGCCATTCAGCATGAGTTGAGCGAGATTAGTGATATTGAGAAACAAGCAGTTG GTCTGAAGGACATTCTTGATCAGCTTCCCAGAGCACATGCATCTGAATTTCGATCAGAG ATATCTGGCCTAGCTTCTCAGGTTAAGAAGGAGAAGCGAGTACTTAATGCTGCCCTCTCAAAGATTGTGAATTACGGTGTCCCTATCTAA
- the LOC120664414 gene encoding RNA-binding protein 48-like isoform X1 — MPRDRDEPPAVRVYTVCDESKYLIVRNVPSLGCGDDLANLFGTYGPVEECKPMDAEDCEPYTDVFFIKFSQVSNARFAKRKLDESVFLGNRLQVTYAPHFESLLDTKEKLEVRRKEVFGRLKSSAARPEGTSQYSLPQGSSAGNQHQLSSNKREYVKTIHASHIDDPCFSHVPSDKDYFPSESMNATVKLVREKLDKIQSGGDNSNAAAVSKKPRVDSRRRI; from the exons ATGCCGCGCGACCGAGACGAGCCGCCCGCCGTGCGCGTCTACACCGTCTGCGACGAGTCCAA GTACCTGATCGTTCGCAACGTGCCGTCACTCGGATGCGGCGACGACCTCGCCAATCTCTTCGGGACGTACGGCCCAGTGGAGGA GTGCAAGCCCATGGATGCTGAGGATTGTGAACCCTACACCGACGTCTTCTTCATCAAGTTCTCACAGGTCAGCAACGCCAG GTTTGCAAAGAGGAAGCTCGATGAGTCCGTGTTTCTTGGCAACCGGCTGCAGGTGACCTATGCTCCTCATTTTGAGAGTCTTCTCGATACCAAGGAGAAACTGGAAGTTAGGAGAAAAGAAGTGTTTGGCCGATTAAAAT CATCTGCTGCCAGACCTGAAGGGACTTCTCAGTATTCTCTACCTCAGGGATCATCTGCTGGAAATCAGCATCAGCTGAGTTCCAACAAGAG GGAGTATGTAAAGACAATTCATGCTTCTCATATCGATGATCCTTGTTTCAGTCACGTGCCCTCTGACAAG GATTATTTTCCATCTGAGTCGATGAACGCAACTGTAAAGCTTGTCAGAGAGAAGCTTGATAAG ATACAATCTGGTGGTGATAATTCCAACGCTGCAGCTGTATCCAAGAAACCAAGAGTAGACAGCCGCAGGCGAATTTGA
- the LOC120664414 gene encoding RNA-binding protein 48-like isoform X2, whose amino-acid sequence MPRDRDEPPAVRVYTVCDESKYLIVRNVPSLGCGDDLANLFGTYGPVEECKPMDAEDCEPYTDVFFIKFSQVSNARFAKRKLDESVFLGNRLQVTYAPHFESLLDTKEKLEVRRKEVFGRLKSSAARPEGTSQYSLPQGSSAGNQHQLSSNKREYVKTIHASHIDDPCFSHVPSDKFVGLFSI is encoded by the exons ATGCCGCGCGACCGAGACGAGCCGCCCGCCGTGCGCGTCTACACCGTCTGCGACGAGTCCAA GTACCTGATCGTTCGCAACGTGCCGTCACTCGGATGCGGCGACGACCTCGCCAATCTCTTCGGGACGTACGGCCCAGTGGAGGA GTGCAAGCCCATGGATGCTGAGGATTGTGAACCCTACACCGACGTCTTCTTCATCAAGTTCTCACAGGTCAGCAACGCCAG GTTTGCAAAGAGGAAGCTCGATGAGTCCGTGTTTCTTGGCAACCGGCTGCAGGTGACCTATGCTCCTCATTTTGAGAGTCTTCTCGATACCAAGGAGAAACTGGAAGTTAGGAGAAAAGAAGTGTTTGGCCGATTAAAAT CATCTGCTGCCAGACCTGAAGGGACTTCTCAGTATTCTCTACCTCAGGGATCATCTGCTGGAAATCAGCATCAGCTGAGTTCCAACAAGAG GGAGTATGTAAAGACAATTCATGCTTCTCATATCGATGATCCTTGTTTCAGTCACGTGCCCTCTGACAAG TTTGTAGGATTATTTTCCATCTGA